From the Lysobacter sp. FW306-1B-D06B genome, one window contains:
- a CDS encoding Maf family nucleotide pyrophosphatase — protein sequence MSAPPRLILASTSVYRRELLGRLRLPFDTDRPGTDETPHPGEAPEALARRLAHAKAADVAARHPGAWVIGSDQVAECGGRALGKPGAHAAAIAQLASMSGQAVRFHTGLCLVRDGQPPLEAMDCTVVRFRTLDTDEIERYLQAEQPYDCAGSFKSEGLGIGLFEAIENRDPTALIGLPLIATARLLREAGFRLP from the coding sequence ATGAGCGCCCCGCCCCGGCTGATCCTGGCCTCCACGTCCGTCTACCGTCGCGAACTGCTGGGCCGGCTGCGGCTGCCCTTCGACACCGATCGCCCTGGCACGGACGAGACTCCCCACCCCGGCGAGGCGCCCGAGGCGCTGGCCCGCCGCCTGGCCCACGCCAAGGCCGCCGATGTGGCGGCTCGCCACCCGGGCGCCTGGGTGATCGGCTCCGATCAGGTCGCCGAGTGCGGCGGCCGGGCGCTGGGCAAGCCCGGTGCGCATGCCGCGGCGATCGCGCAGCTGGCGTCGATGTCCGGCCAGGCGGTGCGCTTCCACACCGGCCTGTGCCTGGTCCGAGACGGCCAGCCGCCGCTGGAGGCGATGGACTGCACCGTGGTGCGGTTCCGTACGCTGGACACGGACGAAATCGAGCGCTACCTGCAGGCCGAGCAGCCCTACGACTGCGCCGGCAGCTTCAAGTCCGAAGGGCTCGGGATCGGGCTGTTCGAGGCCATCGAGAACCGCGATCCGACTGCACTGATCGGCCTGCCGCTGATCGCCACCGCCCGGCTGCTGCGCGAGGCCGGCTTCCGCCTGCCCTGA
- a CDS encoding glycosyltransferase family 39 protein, translating into MRDAVRARRAFWVLWVSVLAVKLLIAARLPLFVDEAFYWQEGQHPAAAYSDLPGLTAWLTRLGVAFGENTFALRLPFLLIGAAVPLLMVHIASREFGTKVGWQAGLLTLLLPLAGSLGLMALPDAAMALATLLCLDAGARLLRQVSAQAALELAAGLALGALCHYRFIAVIVVGFIALVLLEDGRRALRDVRVMVAIAFGASAWAPLVAWNLDNADAGLRFQLVDRHPWSFHADGLLFIAVQALLVTPLLFAAMAVAARRSLACASTVSRYFALLGTGVVAGFFALGFFADTERVSFHWPLPGYLALMPLVPAVLASWPRAWRLATVWLAAIGLVANLGYYVAVSSATWREASAAEKWYPSNFAGWEPLADAVRARTATMPAGTRVVADNFKIGAELGFALGDARIPVLDHPINQKHGRAPQLRLWGLHTEGRSQWGAAPVLLVVGATEVKYRDLLDRYHALCEMVGPLPAPEVLNIDHGRQRFLLFALQGTPAAGPCTTPSMAWIDAPVIGARVGRRFDVRGWAFKDGVGLSGVDVTLNGVAVGQARYGREFEGLQRVWPRSNDPLHPKVGFEARVDLTGRDIRPGRHWLGLRLHGRDGSVETWAEQPIELAD; encoded by the coding sequence ATGCGGGATGCAGTGCGCGCGCGGCGTGCCTTTTGGGTGCTGTGGGTCTCGGTTCTGGCGGTGAAGTTGCTCATCGCCGCACGCTTGCCGCTGTTCGTCGATGAAGCCTTCTACTGGCAGGAAGGCCAGCATCCGGCCGCCGCGTATTCGGATCTTCCGGGCCTGACCGCATGGCTGACGCGCCTGGGCGTGGCGTTCGGCGAGAACACGTTCGCGCTGCGTTTGCCGTTTCTGCTCATTGGCGCGGCGGTGCCGCTGCTGATGGTGCATATCGCCTCGCGGGAGTTCGGCACGAAGGTGGGCTGGCAGGCCGGCCTGCTGACGCTGCTGCTGCCGCTGGCCGGCTCGCTGGGCCTGATGGCGCTGCCCGATGCGGCGATGGCGCTGGCGACGCTGCTGTGCCTGGATGCCGGCGCGCGCCTGTTGCGGCAGGTGAGCGCGCAGGCCGCGCTCGAACTGGCCGCGGGTCTGGCGCTGGGCGCGCTGTGCCATTACCGCTTCATCGCGGTGATCGTCGTGGGTTTCATTGCGCTTGTGCTGCTGGAAGACGGCCGCCGCGCATTGCGCGATGTGCGCGTGATGGTCGCCATCGCATTCGGCGCTTCGGCGTGGGCGCCGCTGGTGGCGTGGAACCTGGACAACGCCGATGCCGGATTGCGCTTCCAGCTGGTCGATCGCCATCCGTGGTCGTTCCATGCCGACGGACTGCTCTTCATCGCGGTCCAGGCGTTGCTGGTGACGCCGCTGTTGTTCGCCGCGATGGCAGTGGCGGCGCGGCGCAGTCTCGCGTGTGCCTCGACGGTGTCCCGCTATTTCGCCCTGCTGGGCACGGGCGTGGTCGCCGGCTTCTTCGCGTTGGGCTTCTTCGCCGACACCGAACGCGTGAGTTTCCATTGGCCCTTGCCCGGCTACCTGGCGCTGATGCCGCTGGTGCCGGCGGTGCTGGCGTCGTGGCCGCGCGCGTGGCGACTGGCGACGGTGTGGCTGGCGGCAATCGGGCTGGTGGCGAACCTGGGCTATTACGTCGCCGTGTCCAGCGCGACATGGCGCGAGGCGAGCGCCGCGGAGAAGTGGTATCCGTCCAACTTCGCCGGATGGGAGCCGTTGGCCGATGCCGTGCGCGCGCGCACGGCGACGATGCCTGCCGGCACGCGCGTGGTGGCCGACAACTTCAAGATCGGCGCCGAGCTCGGCTTCGCACTCGGCGACGCGCGCATTCCGGTGCTCGACCATCCGATCAACCAGAAGCACGGCCGGGCACCGCAGTTGCGCCTGTGGGGCCTGCACACGGAAGGTCGTTCGCAGTGGGGCGCAGCGCCGGTGCTGCTGGTGGTCGGCGCGACCGAAGTGAAGTACCGCGATCTGCTCGACCGCTACCACGCACTGTGCGAGATGGTCGGTCCGCTGCCGGCCCCGGAAGTGCTCAACATCGATCACGGGCGCCAGCGTTTCCTGCTCTTCGCGTTGCAGGGAACGCCCGCCGCGGGCCCGTGCACGACGCCGTCGATGGCGTGGATCGACGCGCCCGTCATCGGCGCGCGCGTGGGACGCCGCTTCGACGTGCGCGGCTGGGCATTCAAGGACGGCGTCGGCCTGTCCGGCGTGGACGTCACGCTGAATGGCGTGGCCGTGGGGCAGGCGCGCTACGGGCGCGAGTTCGAGGGGTTGCAGCGCGTCTGGCCGCGTTCCAACGATCCGCTGCATCCCAAGGTCGGCTTCGAAGCCCGGGTCGACCTGACCGGGCGCGACATCCGCCCCGGGCGGCATTGGCTCGGTCTGCGGCTGCATGGCCGCGACGGCAGCGTGGAAACCTGGGCGGAGCAGCCGATCGAGCTGGCCGACTGA
- a CDS encoding AAA family ATPase, with product MAVSLSTAAMLTDGLRASLDRAQTQVNGLVLGKPQEVRLAFVALLAGGHLLIEDLPGLGKTTLAHALAATLGLDFQRVQFTSDLLPADVVGVSVFDPQAREFQFHPGPVFTQVLLADEINRAPPRTQSALLEAMAEYQVTVDGTTHPLPEPFFVIATQNPVDLSGTYPLPDSQLDRFLLRLSLGYPGEAAERDLLAGADRRDMIARVMPLLGTQDVLAARQAVQEIHASEALISYVQALLARSRRHPGVRVGLSPRAGLALLRAARAYALLLGRAHVLPEDVQALFPAVAAHRLVAEVDAGKDAALAKAILHAVPVD from the coding sequence ATGGCGGTATCCCTTTCGACGGCGGCCATGCTAACCGATGGCCTTCGTGCATCCCTCGACCGCGCGCAGACACAGGTCAACGGACTGGTATTGGGCAAACCGCAGGAAGTGCGGCTGGCCTTCGTAGCGCTGCTCGCGGGCGGCCACCTGCTGATCGAGGACCTGCCGGGCCTGGGCAAGACCACGCTGGCGCATGCGCTGGCCGCGACGCTGGGGCTGGACTTCCAGCGCGTGCAGTTCACCTCGGACCTGTTGCCGGCCGACGTGGTGGGCGTGTCGGTGTTCGACCCGCAGGCGCGCGAGTTCCAGTTCCACCCCGGCCCGGTCTTCACGCAGGTGCTGCTGGCCGACGAGATCAACCGCGCCCCGCCGCGCACGCAGAGCGCGCTGCTGGAGGCGATGGCCGAGTACCAGGTCACGGTGGATGGCACGACGCATCCGCTGCCGGAGCCGTTCTTCGTGATCGCCACGCAGAACCCGGTGGACCTGTCGGGCACGTATCCGCTGCCGGACTCGCAACTGGACCGCTTCCTGCTGCGCCTGAGCCTGGGCTACCCCGGCGAGGCCGCCGAACGCGACCTGCTCGCCGGCGCCGATCGCCGCGACATGATCGCGCGCGTGATGCCGCTGCTGGGCACGCAGGACGTGCTCGCCGCGCGCCAGGCCGTGCAGGAAATCCACGCCAGTGAAGCGCTGATTTCCTACGTGCAGGCGCTGCTCGCGCGCAGCCGCCGCCACCCGGGCGTGCGCGTGGGCCTGTCGCCGCGCGCGGGCCTGGCACTGCTGCGCGCCGCGCGTGCGTACGCGCTGCTGCTGGGCCGTGCGCATGTGCTGCCGGAGGACGTGCAGGCGCTGTTCCCCGCCGTCGCCGCGCACCGTCTGGTGGCCGAGGTCGATGCCGGCAAGGACGCGGCGCTGGCGAAGGCGATCCTGCACGCGGTGCCGGTGGACTGA
- a CDS encoding DUF58 domain-containing protein, with product MVWTQPRDPESLPARLHRRRIYVLPTRFGMFYAFALLTMLAGALNYNNNPALLLGMLLGGAGLASLIAAQMQLADMELVAAEAEPVAAGTPMALRLHARANPGRARRGVRLDDDGAFDAEPAVLSLDKGVGDAQLLLPTQRRGWLDLPRLRLSTTRPLGLARAWAYVWPESPLLVYPAPEAHGPPLPTGHGDSAQARLNPAGDDVHHLRGYRAGDSRRAIAWKPSARRDALIVREFEQPMGAEVVLDWHTAAGVPYEGRISRLARWIDEAEREGRRYQLRLPGQPALGPDRGPAHRHACLRALALMPHV from the coding sequence ATGGTGTGGACGCAGCCGCGCGATCCGGAGTCGCTGCCGGCGCGTTTGCACCGCCGCCGCATCTACGTGCTGCCCACGCGCTTCGGAATGTTCTATGCGTTCGCGCTGCTGACGATGCTGGCGGGCGCGCTGAACTACAACAACAATCCCGCGCTGCTGCTGGGCATGCTGCTGGGTGGCGCCGGCCTGGCGAGCCTGATCGCCGCGCAGATGCAGTTGGCGGACATGGAACTGGTGGCGGCCGAGGCCGAGCCCGTCGCCGCCGGCACGCCAATGGCGCTGCGCCTTCATGCGCGCGCCAATCCGGGCCGCGCGCGGCGCGGTGTGCGGCTGGACGATGACGGGGCATTCGATGCCGAACCGGCGGTGCTCAGTCTCGACAAGGGCGTGGGCGACGCGCAGTTGCTGCTGCCCACGCAACGCCGCGGCTGGCTCGACCTGCCCCGCCTGCGTCTTTCCACCACGCGCCCGCTGGGACTGGCGCGGGCCTGGGCCTATGTCTGGCCGGAGTCGCCCCTGCTGGTCTATCCCGCGCCCGAGGCACACGGGCCGCCGCTGCCCACCGGCCACGGCGACAGCGCGCAGGCGCGCCTGAACCCGGCCGGCGACGACGTCCACCACCTGCGTGGCTACCGGGCCGGCGACTCGCGCCGTGCGATCGCGTGGAAGCCCTCGGCGCGTCGCGACGCGCTGATCGTGCGCGAGTTCGAACAGCCCATGGGGGCCGAAGTCGTGCTGGACTGGCACACCGCCGCGGGCGTGCCCTACGAGGGGCGCATCTCGCGGCTTGCGCGCTGGATCGACGAAGCCGAGCGCGAAGGACGTCGCTACCAGCTGCGCCTGCCCGGCCAGCCCGCCCTCGGCCCCGACCGCGGGCCCGCCCATCGCCACGCCTGCCTGCGCGCCCTGGCGCTGATGCCGCATGTCTAG
- a CDS encoding DUF3488 and transglutaminase-like domain-containing protein: MSSHPSMPLDESTRRWALLSAGSCLLPLLLQLPPQLGGAIAVSAAGVVALSWRHPMPGLLRLLISLALIAAVFGLSRFAIGRDTGCALLAAMLAIKPAETFTLRDGRSLMGFALFAPFATFLLDQGPLSLVLALLAVVLVLSTLQRLAELESHDVATVPLRSRLTGVGKLLAVGLPIALAAFWLFPRMGTPMWGIPERAMARTGLSDRMSPGDWLDLMSDDTPALRVRFFGATPDTSQMYWRGPVLWNFDGRTWTQPRWRPGQADTLAEPGATRWDYEMEVEPTDTRQLVALDLPLNVPQGTYLNPDHALQTFRPLGAMTRWRMQSAPPARYETNLSLAARRYALILPDGFNPRTVALARQWRTQAGPAGDAAIVNRALDWIRRDFAYTLETPLLGRHSVDEFLFDQKAGFCEHFSSAFVVLMRAAGVPARVVTGYTGGYRNPIGDYWLVRRSDAHAWAEVWLRDRGWVRVDPTAAVAPERVYDTLDSRAFAGPAFQGVRTLTDVADWMRRGWNDLVVAFDAQQQQRLLRPFGIERLDDRALIVLLSGALGLGLLWMVWLSRRNERERDPVLRAWHRLGRRYRRFGLEREASEPASTWVARVAAARPDLVAELSTLSQNFSDWRYADAEPGGRSARALTKALRAHRPPATSPGERR, from the coding sequence ATGTCTAGCCATCCGTCGATGCCCCTGGACGAGTCCACCCGCCGCTGGGCGCTGCTGAGCGCCGGCTCCTGCCTGCTGCCGCTGCTGCTGCAACTGCCCCCGCAGCTGGGCGGCGCGATCGCGGTGAGCGCCGCGGGCGTCGTCGCGCTGTCGTGGCGCCATCCGATGCCGGGGCTCCTGCGATTGCTGATATCGCTGGCGTTGATCGCCGCCGTGTTCGGGCTGAGCCGCTTCGCCATCGGTCGCGACACCGGTTGCGCGTTGCTCGCGGCCATGCTCGCGATAAAACCCGCCGAGACCTTCACCCTGCGCGATGGCCGCAGCCTCATGGGCTTCGCGCTGTTCGCGCCGTTCGCGACGTTCCTGCTCGACCAGGGACCGCTTTCGCTGGTGCTCGCCCTGCTCGCGGTCGTGCTGGTGCTGTCCACGCTGCAGCGCCTGGCCGAGCTGGAATCGCATGACGTCGCCACCGTCCCGCTGCGAAGCCGGCTGACGGGCGTGGGCAAGCTGCTCGCGGTGGGCTTGCCGATCGCGCTGGCAGCGTTCTGGCTGTTCCCGCGCATGGGCACGCCCATGTGGGGCATTCCCGAACGCGCGATGGCCCGCACGGGCCTGTCGGACCGGATGAGCCCGGGCGACTGGCTCGACCTGATGAGCGACGACACGCCCGCATTGCGCGTGCGTTTCTTCGGCGCGACGCCGGACACCTCGCAGATGTATTGGCGCGGGCCGGTGCTGTGGAATTTCGACGGACGCACCTGGACGCAGCCGCGCTGGCGGCCGGGACAAGCCGACACCCTGGCCGAGCCCGGCGCCACGCGCTGGGACTACGAGATGGAAGTCGAGCCGACCGATACGCGGCAGCTGGTCGCGCTCGATCTGCCGCTGAACGTGCCGCAGGGCACCTATCTCAATCCCGACCACGCGCTGCAGACGTTCCGCCCGCTCGGCGCGATGACGCGCTGGCGCATGCAATCCGCGCCGCCGGCGCGTTACGAGACGAACCTCTCGCTGGCCGCACGTCGGTATGCACTCATTCTTCCCGACGGATTCAATCCCAGAACCGTGGCGCTGGCACGGCAATGGCGCACGCAGGCAGGCCCGGCCGGCGATGCCGCGATCGTCAACCGGGCCCTGGACTGGATCCGGCGCGACTTCGCTTACACGCTGGAAACGCCGCTGCTGGGCCGGCACTCGGTGGACGAATTCCTGTTCGACCAGAAGGCCGGATTCTGCGAACACTTCAGCTCTGCCTTCGTCGTGCTCATGCGCGCGGCGGGCGTTCCGGCGCGCGTGGTCACCGGCTACACGGGCGGCTATCGCAATCCGATCGGCGACTACTGGCTGGTGCGTCGCTCCGATGCGCATGCCTGGGCCGAAGTGTGGCTGCGCGATCGTGGCTGGGTGCGCGTGGATCCCACCGCGGCCGTGGCGCCGGAGCGCGTCTATGACACGCTCGATTCGCGGGCGTTCGCGGGCCCGGCGTTCCAGGGTGTGCGCACGCTGACCGATGTCGCCGACTGGATGCGTCGCGGCTGGAACGATCTGGTGGTCGCCTTCGATGCACAGCAGCAGCAACGCCTGCTCCGTCCGTTCGGCATCGAGCGGCTCGACGATCGCGCGCTGATCGTGCTGCTCTCCGGCGCCCTCGGCCTGGGTCTGTTGTGGATGGTCTGGCTCAGTCGCCGCAACGAACGCGAACGCGATCCGGTGCTGCGCGCATGGCATCGCCTGGGCCGTCGCTACCGCCGTTTCGGCCTGGAGCGCGAAGCGTCCGAACCCGCATCCACCTGGGTGGCGCGCGTGGCGGCCGCACGCCCAGACCTTGTCGCAGAGCTGTCCACGCTCAGCCAAAATTTCAGCGATTGGCGGTACGCTGATGCCGAACCGGGGGGACGTTCGGCTCGCGCCTTGACCAAGGCGTTGCGCGCGCACCGCCCGCCCGCGACTTCTCCAGGAGAACGCCGATGA
- a CDS encoding Slp family lipoprotein gives MNVRLTLLAVSAALLAACATGPQPLQGSFTAITPRDATATDSTGAPVRWGGRIVSVEPQQNRTCFEMISTHLSDSGRPYWGSDDTGGRFLACRSGFYDPEVFEKNREVTFVGRVAGYENRRIGQYDYRFPRVEADVVYLWPERETVDAMAYPAPWPWWGWW, from the coding sequence ATGAACGTCCGTCTCACCCTGTTGGCCGTCAGCGCCGCCCTGCTCGCGGCGTGCGCAACGGGGCCCCAACCGCTGCAGGGCAGCTTCACTGCGATCACGCCGCGCGACGCGACCGCGACCGACAGCACCGGCGCCCCGGTGCGCTGGGGCGGCCGCATTGTCAGCGTCGAGCCGCAGCAGAACCGCACCTGCTTCGAGATGATCTCCACCCACCTCAGCGATTCCGGTCGCCCCTACTGGGGCAGCGACGACACCGGCGGCCGCTTTCTCGCCTGCCGCAGCGGCTTCTACGATCCGGAGGTGTTCGAGAAGAACCGCGAAGTGACCTTCGTCGGTCGCGTTGCCGGCTACGAGAACCGTCGCATCGGCCAATACGACTATCGCTTCCCGCGCGTGGAGGCCGACGTCGTCTATCTGTGGCCGGAACGCGAAACCGTGGATGCGATGGCCTACCCGGCGCCGTGGCCGTGGTGGGGGTGGTGGTAA
- a CDS encoding histidine triad nucleotide-binding protein: MSDTIFHKIIRREIPADIVYEDDHLIAFRDIAPQAPVHMLFVPKIDIATLNDLAQDQAVIVGRLAHAAAQYAKREGFAEDGYRIVMNCNGHGGQTVFQIHLHLLAGAPLGRFGTPKV, translated from the coding sequence ATGTCCGACACCATCTTCCACAAGATCATCCGCCGCGAGATCCCGGCCGACATCGTCTACGAAGACGATCACCTGATCGCATTCCGCGACATCGCGCCGCAGGCGCCGGTGCACATGCTGTTCGTGCCCAAGATCGACATCGCCACGCTCAACGACCTCGCGCAGGACCAGGCGGTGATCGTCGGCCGCCTCGCGCACGCCGCGGCGCAGTACGCCAAGCGCGAAGGATTTGCCGAAGACGGCTATCGCATCGTCATGAACTGCAACGGCCACGGCGGGCAGACCGTGTTCCAGATCCACCTGCACCTGCTGGCGGGTGCGCCGCTGGGGCGGTTTGGGACGCCGAAGGTCTGA
- the recR gene encoding recombination mediator RecR — MTSSLLEQLIDAFRVLPGVGQKSAQRMAYHVLERERAGGQRLSAALAEAVEKIGHCERCRDFSETQVCATCASAARDAHLLCAVESPADRLAIEQATGFRGLYFVLQGRLSPLDGIGPRELGLDTLAARLAEGEVQELIIATNPTVEGEATAHYLAQLARQHGVRPSRLAHGVPLGGELEYVDRGTLSHAFGSRSEME, encoded by the coding sequence ATGACGTCCTCACTTCTGGAACAACTGATCGACGCCTTCCGCGTGCTGCCGGGCGTCGGCCAGAAGTCCGCACAGCGCATGGCCTACCACGTGCTCGAACGCGAGCGCGCCGGCGGCCAGCGTCTGTCCGCCGCGTTGGCGGAGGCGGTAGAAAAAATCGGCCATTGCGAACGCTGCCGTGATTTCAGCGAAACGCAGGTCTGCGCGACCTGCGCCAGCGCGGCGCGTGATGCGCACCTGTTGTGCGCCGTGGAGTCGCCCGCCGACCGCCTCGCGATCGAGCAGGCCACGGGTTTTCGCGGCTTGTACTTCGTGCTGCAGGGACGGCTGTCGCCGCTGGACGGCATCGGCCCGCGCGAACTCGGCCTGGACACGCTGGCCGCGCGCCTGGCCGAAGGCGAGGTGCAGGAGCTGATCATCGCCACCAACCCCACGGTGGAAGGCGAAGCCACCGCGCACTACCTGGCGCAGCTGGCGCGCCAGCACGGCGTGCGTCCGAGCCGCCTCGCCCACGGCGTCCCGTTGGGCGGCGAACTGGAATACGTCGATCGCGGCACGCTCTCGCATGCCTTCGGCAGCCGCAGCGAGATGGAGTAA
- a CDS encoding YbaB/EbfC family nucleoid-associated protein, with amino-acid sequence MRGNIAQLMQQAQRMQENVQRAQEELGKLEVTGNAGGGMVSVTITGRMECRKVRIDPSILSDQEMAEDLIAAAFNDAVNKVNAESQAKMSAATAGMPIPPGMKMPF; translated from the coding sequence ATGCGTGGAAACATCGCCCAACTGATGCAGCAGGCGCAGCGGATGCAGGAAAACGTGCAGCGCGCGCAGGAAGAACTCGGCAAGCTGGAAGTCACCGGCAACGCCGGCGGCGGCATGGTCAGCGTGACCATCACCGGCCGCATGGAGTGCCGCAAGGTGCGCATCGATCCGAGCATCCTGTCGGACCAGGAAATGGCCGAGGACCTGATCGCCGCCGCCTTCAACGACGCGGTGAACAAGGTCAACGCCGAGTCGCAGGCCAAGATGTCGGCCGCCACCGCCGGCATGCCGATCCCGCCCGGCATGAAGATGCCGTTCTGA
- the dnaX gene encoding DNA polymerase III subunit gamma/tau, which yields MSYLVLARKWRPKRFAELVGQEHVVRALSNALDTGRVHHAFLFTGTRGVGKTTIARIFAKSLNCERGTSAEPCGECAACRDIDAGRFIDLLEIDAASNTGVDDVREVIDNAQYMPSRGRVKVYLIDEVHMLSKSAFNALLKTLEEPPGHVKFLLATTDPQKLPVTVLSRCLQFNLKRLDEQQINGQMTRILEAEGIPAEAGAIRQLSKAADGSLRDGLSLLDQAIAYTGASAGGGVLADAGVAAMLGTVDRTRVGALLSALAEGKGEQLLAEVATLAEFSPDWGSVLDAFSDALHRVQVRQLVPEAQVEADGVDLDALAGRLRPEVVQLWYQMALNGRRDLALAPSPRAGFEMSLLRMLAFRPAEGEGARAASPSSGASREPVRSAASAAPPAPSPAPRMPPPNPFADAAPAARPAPPPPRERPQPEAPPVREATRPVQTTSSADDVPPWEVPREVVRDTPREPAPEPVRAPPVAAAPAPVAPTPAPSAPPPRPGFVHDAGIADADAWHSLVANSSLRGPSRVLAEHAGFVGYADGVLSLSLSPADELLRSNAMTVSLVAEALAPALGVTPQIRFVEGSRPAESLRERNDRARDERQANAEANFMSDPDVQRLISQHGAKVVPDSIRPYDEN from the coding sequence ATGTCCTATCTCGTCCTCGCCCGTAAGTGGCGTCCGAAGCGCTTCGCCGAGTTGGTCGGGCAGGAGCATGTGGTCCGTGCGCTGAGCAATGCGCTCGATACGGGCCGCGTTCACCATGCGTTCCTGTTCACCGGCACGCGCGGTGTCGGCAAGACCACCATCGCCCGCATCTTCGCCAAATCGCTCAATTGCGAGCGTGGCACGTCGGCCGAGCCCTGCGGTGAATGCGCGGCCTGCCGCGACATCGACGCAGGCCGGTTCATCGACCTGCTGGAGATCGACGCGGCCAGCAACACCGGCGTGGACGACGTGCGCGAGGTCATCGACAACGCGCAGTACATGCCCAGCCGCGGTCGGGTGAAGGTCTACCTGATCGACGAAGTGCACATGCTGTCCAAGTCGGCCTTCAACGCGCTGCTCAAGACGCTGGAGGAGCCGCCGGGCCACGTGAAGTTCCTGCTGGCGACCACCGACCCGCAGAAGCTGCCGGTGACGGTGCTCTCGCGTTGCCTGCAGTTCAACCTCAAGCGCCTGGACGAGCAGCAGATCAACGGCCAGATGACGCGGATCCTGGAAGCCGAGGGCATTCCCGCCGAGGCCGGCGCGATCCGCCAGCTGTCCAAGGCCGCCGACGGCAGCCTGCGCGACGGCCTCTCGCTGCTGGACCAGGCCATCGCCTACACCGGCGCCAGCGCCGGCGGTGGTGTGCTCGCAGACGCGGGCGTCGCGGCGATGCTGGGCACGGTCGATCGCACGCGCGTGGGCGCGCTGCTGTCCGCCCTGGCGGAAGGCAAGGGCGAGCAGCTGTTGGCCGAAGTCGCGACGCTGGCCGAGTTCTCGCCGGACTGGGGCAGCGTGCTGGACGCCTTCAGCGATGCGCTGCACCGCGTGCAGGTGCGCCAGCTCGTGCCCGAGGCGCAGGTGGAGGCCGACGGCGTCGACCTCGATGCGCTCGCCGGCCGGCTGCGTCCGGAAGTCGTGCAGCTGTGGTACCAGATGGCGCTCAACGGCCGACGCGACCTCGCGCTCGCGCCGAGCCCGCGCGCCGGTTTCGAGATGAGCCTGCTGCGCATGCTGGCGTTCCGTCCGGCCGAAGGCGAGGGCGCGCGCGCTGCGTCGCCGTCGTCGGGCGCAAGCCGCGAGCCGGTGCGCAGCGCGGCGTCGGCCGCGCCGCCGGCGCCGTCGCCCGCGCCGCGCATGCCGCCGCCGAATCCCTTCGCCGATGCCGCCCCCGCCGCGCGACCTGCACCGCCGCCGCCGCGAGAGAGGCCGCAGCCGGAAGCGCCGCCGGTACGTGAGGCGACGCGACCCGTGCAAACGACATCGTCGGCCGATGATGTGCCGCCGTGGGAGGTTCCGCGTGAAGTCGTCCGGGACACTCCGCGCGAACCCGCTCCCGAACCCGTCCGCGCACCGCCGGTGGCCGCGGCCCCCGCGCCTGTCGCGCCGACCCCGGCCCCGAGCGCACCGCCGCCGCGTCCCGGCTTCGTCCACGACGCCGGCATCGCCGACGCCGATGCCTGGCATTCGCTGGTCGCCAATTCGAGCCTGCGCGGCCCGTCGCGCGTGCTGGCCGAACACGCCGGCTTCGTCGGCTACGCCGATGGCGTGTTGAGCCTGTCGCTTTCGCCCGCCGATGAACTCCTGCGCAGCAACGCGATGACGGTGAGCCTGGTTGCCGAAGCGCTCGCGCCGGCGCTCGGCGTCACGCCGCAGATCCGTTTCGTCGAAGGTTCGCGTCCGGCCGAATCGCTGCGCGAGCGCAACGACCGCGCGCGCGACGAACGCCAGGCCAACGCGGAAGCCAACTTCATGAGCGATCCCGACGTGCAGCGGTTGATCTCGCAGCACGGCGCCAAGGTGGTGCCGGATTCGATCCGGCCCTACGACGAGAACTGA